Within Diospyros lotus cultivar Yz01 chromosome 15, ASM1463336v1, whole genome shotgun sequence, the genomic segment gtaattttttattatttaatggtataggaaaaaaatgagatcagATCGTCAGTGGATGTATATCAGGCGTAAGGAGGATGGTTATGTTTCTACGGAATTTATCAAGGGTGTTgagaagtttgttaattttgctAAGAGTCAACCAGAGTGGATGGATGAGAATAAGATTAAATGTCCTTGTAATCAACCAAAGTGTAGGAACACGGCTTTTCGTGACCAGGATACCGTGACAAGTCACTTGCTCACCAAAGGTTTCGTACCGGGGTATTATGAGTGGACACTTCATGGGGAAGTTATTGCTATGGTAGATTCGGTCGATATGTCTTACTCAGCATCAATGCTTGAAGCAGAGCCAAGCAATTTATTTGAGACATGGTAATGGATGCTGCCGGGCCTGATTTCAATCCGAATATGGAGGAGGAACCTCCAAATCCGGAAGCTCAAGCATTCTATGACATGCTTAGTGctgcaaaaaaagagttatatCCTGGTTGTCAAAAGCATACGCAGTTGTCGCTTGTTTCTAGATTGCTTAGCTTTAAGTCAGAACACCATCTATCTGAGAGGGGATTTAATCAACTTTGTGAATTACTTAAGGAGGTTCTTCCTGAACCTAATACggtgattgataatttttacagtACTAAAAAACTGGTTCGAGGGTTAGGCCTTCCtgttgagaaaattgattgttgTAGGAATAACTGTATGATTTTTTGGGGTGATGACAGTGATTTAACAGTATGCAAGTTTTGTCATGAGAATCGGTACAAGCAAGTTGATCAAGCTGACAGTAGCAAACGACAAAAAACTTGTGTTCCTTATAAGAAGATGcattattttcctttaactCCTCGGCTTTTGAGATTGTATGCATCCAATTCAACAGCAGCAGAAATGAGGTGGCACGCAGATCATGTGGTCGAAGATGGCGTCATGCGTCATCCGTCGGATTCCCCTGCGTGGATTCATTTTAACCAGACTCATAGGGAATTTGCTGTCGAGAAAAGGAATGTCAGACTTGGTCTTTGCACTGATGGGTTTCAGCTGTTTGGTCAATCTGGGAAGCAATATTCTTGTTGGCCTGTCATTATCACGGTGTATAATTTACCACCCTGGATGTGTATGAAGGATACAACAATGTTCTTAACGGTGCTAGTGCCAGGACCAGAGAATCCTAAGGCAAAACTTGATGTTTTCTTACAACCCCTTATTGCAGAGTTGAAACATTTGTGGGATGTTGGTGTGCATTCATATGATATCtcattgaaacaaaatttccaACTGAGAGCGGCTTTGATGTGGACCATTagtgattttcctgcatattcAATGCTCTCGGGGTATAGCACGGCAGGAAAGCTGGCATGTCCTTATTGCACGATTCACTCGGACGCATTTTACCTGTCAAAGAGTCGAAAGATTTCATGGTTTGATAATCATCGAAAATTCTTGCATCAAGATCATCCGTATCGACGGAATAGGTATGGATTTCGCAAAAAtactttggtaaaaaaaacacCACCTCCTGTACTGTCTGGACCTGAGATACTTGCTTCCTTGGACGAGTTGGGTTTAGTGAATGCGACACAACCCAATGCTGCACAGACTAATGCAGATAACAGTCATGGTAGTGGTTGGAAGAGTAAGagcattttttgggatttgcctTATTGGAAAACTCAACTTATTCGACACAACTTGGATGTTATGCATATAGAGAAAAACGTGTTCGAAAATGTGTTCAATACAATGATGAATGTACCAGGCAAAACTAAGGACACAGTAAAGTCGAGAGAAGAGTTGAATCAATATTGTCGCCGCATTACTCAATCAACTTTTACtctgaacaagaaagaaaaagctgTCCTGTGTGCGTGggtaaaaaatctaaaatttccTGATGGGTATGTGTCGAACATGGCTAGATGTGTTGACACAAAGAAGCTTAAGTTGTTTGGgatgaaaagtcatgattgtcatgtgtTCATGCAAAGGTTGGTGCCCGTTGCATTTCGAGAATTACTACCGCAAAAAGTATGGGAGGCATTGACTGAGTTGAGTCTTTTCTTCAAAGATTTGACATCGACCACTATTAAAAGTGAGCATATGATGAAATTAGAGAACGACATCCCCATCACTTTGTGTAAGTTGGAGCTCATATTCCCTCCAAGTTTCTTTGACTCTATGGAGCATCTTCCAGTCCATTTGGCTTATGAAGCAAGGATAGCAGGTCCAGTTcaatatcgatggatgtatccgTTTGAAAGGTACTATTTAttagattgataattttttttcctattttataagaaacatatttattttgtagttcatttatctaattactatatacattttatatagaCATCTTggaaagttgaagaaaacaGTTAGAAATAAAGCTCGAGTGGAAGGCTCTATTTCTAATTCATACGTTGTGGAAGAAGCGTCATTGTTGTGTTCTCATTACTTTGAGGACCATGTTGTTACAAGGCATACACGAGTGTCGCGCAACGATGCTGGTGTTGTAAATGAAAGGGATAACCAGGAGGGGAAGTTATCAATTTTCAAGCATCCTTGTCGACCATTTGGATGTAAAAAGTCACGAATATTATTCGGTGAAGAATATGATGTTGCACACagatatattttgatgaattgtCCAGAAGTTGAGCCGTATCTGCAGTAagattttactaattaattgttgttaatttctgaattatatttaaattgaatagtctaatgtagttattttcatttttctttttaatttttcaagaatttacgATGCTGAGCTAAGGCAACGTAATCTCGGCATTGGCGACCACATCATTGAACAATTAACAAATAAGGAATTCCCTTCTTGGTTCAATAATTATGTgagttgattaattaaaatagtaattccactcaatttcttatataattatttcttatatatctgtTTTATTTAATAGGCTCGCGATCCTACGAACAATGTGACCAATTCATACATAAGGGATCTCGCAAAAGGAACTTTTAACACTGTTACAACGTACCCTGGCTACTTTGTTAATGGATTTAAATTTCACACGATTAGCCATGGTTCGAATAAAGGCACTATGAATAGTGGCATGTGCGTTAAAGGATCCAACTACGATGATCCCGAGAAGGACTATTATGGTCGGATAACAGAGATTGTCGAGCTCGAGTATCCTTCGGTATCGTCATTCAAGAAAGTTGTATTGTTCAAGGGCGATTGGTTTATTCCAACTTTGAACGAGGGGGTGAAGATTCATCATGCATATAAGATTGTCGAGgtcaatgaaaagaagaaatagaatacAAACGAGCAATTTGTATTAGCTTCTCAAGCgattcaagta encodes:
- the LOC127791715 gene encoding uncharacterized protein LOC127791715 — its product is MVMDAAGPDFNPNMEEEPPNPEAQAFYDMLSAAKKELYPGCQKHTQLSLVSRLLSFKSEHHLSERGFNQLCELLKEVLPEPNTVIDNFYSTKKLVRGLGLPVEKIDCCRNNCMIFWGDDSDLTVCKFCHENRYKQVDQADSSKRQKTCVPYKKMHYFPLTPRLLRLYASNSTAAEMRWHADHVVEDGVMRHPSDSPAWIHFNQTHREFAVEKRNVRLGLCTDGFQLFGQSGKQYSCWPVIITVYNLPPWMCMKDTTMFLTVLVPGPENPKAKLDVFLQPLIAELKHLWDVGVHSYDISLKQNFQLRAALMWTISDFPAYSMLSGYSTAGKLACPYCTIHSDAFYLSKSRKISWFDNHRKFLHQDHPYRRNRYGFRKNTLVKKTPPPVLSGPEILASLDELGLVNATQPNAAQTNADNSHGSGWKSKSIFWDLPYWKTQLIRHNLDVMHIEKNVFENVFNTMMNVPGKTKDTVKSREELNQYCRRITQSTFTLNKKEKAVLCAWVKNLKFPDGYVSNMARCVDTKKLKLFGMKSHDCHVFMQRLVPVAFRELLPQKVWEALTELSLFFKDLTSTTIKSEHMMKLENDIPITLCKLELIFPPSFFDSMEHLPVHLAYEARIAGPVQYRWMYPFERHLGKLKKTVRNKARVEGSISNSYVVEEASLLCSHYFEDHVVTRHTRVSRNDAGVVNERDNQEGKLSIFKHPCRPFGCKKSRILFGEEYDVAHRYILMNCPEVEPYLQIYDAELRQRNLGIGDHIIEQLTNKEFPSWFNNYARDPTNNVTNSYIRDLAKGTFNTVTTYPGYFVNGFKFHTISHGSNKGTMNSGMCVKGSNYDDPEKDYYGRITEIVELEYPSVSSFKKVVLFKGDCLRRNKSDWLVVTKVKPRFIVEVPQSFNNQEATLPRKALLYQEDDVELHDIAVDDVQIFETVNNGDHADLNDEPVMESEFDEAPELNDEQVLRSDSEDKSESYDEQVLRSDSEYNSESEDEQVLELDSDDDLESNDTDVDLYDSD